The genomic interval atgtatgtcttatatacccatctgtatttacttccctttgtttaaattatggattagacacactttgcctatttctacaattctcttgaaacagAACGTTCGTAGCGAAATAgtccgtgaataaaaatgatacatttccctccgaaatgctgcctgtgtttggaggcggagccgccagccggccgagcacgtgtcgaagaagtttagttgaagattgtggatcatggggcggatcggcggaaggaaaagtagttcctatgcggtgcatcacaaacaatacacaaattgatgtagaaggagcagaaaacattcggatatgactgcagagaaaatatgaataactaaacagaaaatatcgatattttaacttgagaatcgatATTTAAATATTGGCCGTCAAGATCgaaatatcgatattttggtATCGATCCGCCCATCACTAGTCACCGACCTTTTTGAATcggagagctacttcttgggtaccgattaatgcaAATGCAACTACCAGTTaaatacgcacttttgaaataacaaatttgctcaactTACCGTTAATTATGaggtattattaataattacttaaattaatgacattcatctatgtgaagacacatacctggtgcccacgggcaccatgttggtgacccctgctctaaGGATTATGACTACTGCTAAATGCCCGTAAGGAACCAAGTTTCATCACGGACCCTTGTAACCATGGCAATCATAAATGTTTTGATTCACGCCATAAGTGTTCGCCAATCCATGCGATTACCTGCCTGTGAAGCTCAGACGAAGGTTTAACTACGTGCTCATACATAACACTGATTAGTGGATCAAGCGTCACAGACTTCTTCACTGTTACCAAGTATTTATATTCACTcaaagggattttggagtttATTCCACGTCAGGGAGTGGAGACCCACGACGGCTACGTTCCACGCACACACTGCCAGGGCCatacccccacccctccccgtAAGATCCTTTCCTCCCCCTCCAGACTCAGCTCGTCTCCTCACGCACTCTAATAAGTCCCGCCTTTTGTTTAGACTCCAATTCCCATAAGTCAGTGTTAAGCACTCATCATCGTCATAGACTGGAGATCAGCGCCACCTAGCGAGTCGGAGGTCTAACCACATCATCCTGCCTTGCCAACAATAATGCATTATAATAAACTTTAGTTTTAATAGTCAAGCAgcttattgggtccaaccctaaatCTAACATATTGCAATACTGGGTTTAgcacctgtcagcacatgaaGTTGTGCACCGGTAAGATAAGATACAGATAAGCAGAACAATAGGTCATGGCTACCACCTGCAGCCGTCCCCTATTTCTAAGTTCAGAGCTGTTAGCACTTTCAGTCAGGACTGTCAGAGTTGGGGATGCTGACAGTTATACCGAATTATGTTTGAACCAGCCCCCTCCTCCACAAGAGCAGCTCTCTTCCCGTACATGTAAAGAATCTTTGGTCAGTTTATATTCAACAAAAAACTGagtttatttcataaaaaaaacaactttccatAAATAATGACAAGAGTCTGCAGATTAATTAAGGCAGAGTTTCTCATGAATTGTAAACCTTTTtaaggactttgctttgatgttttctccttgacttagatttttgctgccttgtacctcacttttaagtggctttggataaacgtctgctaaatgactaaatgtaaatttaatttcGCATGACGAAATTGCAAATcgaaaaaataatttttcctttaatgtgtTTCCCATTGGtttaatttatacattattCAGTGCTTCAGTTCTCCCAGCAGCAATGGCTGCAAGCAGCGATGGGAGCTTATGCTCCCAGTATCATAACCATAGAGTTAGGGTACTGcaattgtaaaattgtaaaaagtcaTGCTGTGAGGTGGGAGGGCTGCAGAGCTGAACGCAGGTGGGAAAAGGATAAACTGTGAGTGTCCTTTAAAATGTTGAGAGACTGTTGGCATCTTTACCAGTCCACAGTTTGCTAATACTGTCACAAACCCCGTGTGTTGTTTCGGTCGATTGAAAAAACTCTTAACGCTCAGACTTGAGTCTGGTTATTGTCGGAATCACTAACCTAACTTCCTCTTTCAGACTTGAAGCCCGTGGCTTCATCTTGTGATGCTCTTCCTCACTGACTTTTCAAAGAGGTTTTAATTCCTTTGGGGCAATCTGTTCTCACCATTATTAATGGCAGGCTAACCTCTGGGGGGGTCCCCCCATAAAAAACAGGCCATAATTCAACATATCAAGAAACCTGGGCTAGATCCACATGTTCTTGTTCATTTTAGTTTCCGGAttgcctttttttaatcaaagattTTAGAGAACATTGTTTATAGTCAGGTAggagcatttttaaatgaacacaacCTATTTGAATGTTTCCATTCCGGGTTTAGAATGAAACAGTACTGACTCTGCTCTTTTGCAggtttttcttaatttgtttatGATCTGTTTTATCGGTTttattgtatacatttttatgcTGTACTTCTCTGCggttttattcatttgtgttttaaccTCTACAGCAACCTAGttgtttttaagcgcttaaataGTTACAAGTTGCAAGTTTGTGGAACTGCAGCTGTTTAGATTTTCACTTCTACAATGTTCAGGAGCTGGTGGATCAAACCAGGTTTGCAACCTGATTTTGAAAGCAGTTTAGTGGCAGTAACAAGGCAGATCTATGTTTATTGCGTCATCGCGGGGGGTTGACGTTCAGTGTAAAGTCCTTATGGGATACGTCCCCCTACTGACAGGATTCCAGAATGACCCAGGCAGCAGTTTTTGAGCTGCTCTAGCtgtaacaatacatttaaaaatagttgtGTAGTCAACATAGTCAACTGTGTTGCTATGCGACACAGTTACAAACAACTGTGCCAATTAAAAGTTGACTAGGTGTTAAAACTAGTGGAGGGTTAACCAGACTAACACTTGATTGGTTGCTGCTCCTGCAAACGGGATTTCTACTGCAAGTAAAATGGTAACTGCATAATAACTACTGCTGATTAAGTTATTTTAGAACCTGTCGGGTTCTTGTTCAGATTATACAATTATAAAAGTAGGAAAACATTCTCACATAGTGGTTGTGCTAAATTACATTTCTCTCTGTTCGGCTTAAATGCCAGTCTTTCTACTGCATGCAGTAGATAACCTCACTTGTCTAAGCAGTCACAGTGTATGTttttctaatctttattatgattattatgaaTTTTGTTCTTCCGTACAGTTTTGGCGCCTAACTACTTGCCATTGTTTCAcctagaaacactgttcaaaatTCAAGacaataattttataaaagGACATGAATGCAtgtatgactttttaaaaattgtttacactttaagatttttataatcgtatacttttaaaaatgattgctttgatgacatcatcactaGCGTCACAAAATTGCCGTTGAGACAAAGGTTAACTGGTTtgtttgcctaaccagtattTAAGGAGAACACATTCCATTTCacctatttcagcaaaaaagctttttttcagcttatGTCTGATACTTTGACCTCAACTATTACATTTCTACGGTTTTTATACTGCTTATAGTAAATGTTTCAGCTATttaacagttcagcttttttcagatttggttggaaaatcctttcagcgctgaagcattcacagtgcattttctttttggaaaggctctttgtatttatatatatttcttccCTGCAGCGTGAGTGTATCTCCGTCCACGTGGGTCAGGCTGGTGTCCAGATTGGCAATGCCTGCTGGGAGCTTTACTGCCTGGAACATGGGATCCAGCCGGATGGACAGATGCCCAGTGACAAGACCATCGGAGGAGGAGACGATTCCTTCAACACCTTCTTCAGTGAGACGGGAGCTGGAAAGCATGTCCCCAGAGCTATTTTTGTGGACCTTGAGCCCACTGTCGTTGGTGAGTGGAATCACTTAGCTGAACATGAATTTAGGCAAAAAAGTAAGTGAAGCACATGAAACAGGTTAAAACTGGTTCAAAACAatgattctgtgtgttttttcttcttcagatgAGGTTCGCACTGGGACCTACCGCCAGCTGTTCCACCCTGAGCAGATGATCACTGGTAAAGAGGATGCTGCCAACAACTACGCCCGTGGACACTACACCATCGGCAAAGAGATCATTGACCTGGTTCTGGACAGGATCCGCAAACTGGTGGGCAACTTAAGGAGGAGTTCATTTTTATAGTTGGACTAACTAAATCGTAACTCAGTATTTCTCACTTGCTGACTGTGTCCCCCCTTCTGTCCTCAGGCTGACCAGTGCACTGGTCTTCAGGGCTTCCTGGTTTTCCACAGCTTTGGAGGTGGCACCGGCTCCGGTTTCACCTCCCTGTTGATGGAGCGTCTCTCTGTCGACTATGGCAAGAAGTCCAAGCTGGAGTTCTCCATCTACCCTGCTCCCCAGGTGTCCACCGCTGTGGTGGAGCCCTACAACTCCATCCTGACCACCCACAGCACCCTGGAGCACTCTGACTGTGCTTTCATGGTGGATAACGAGGCACTTTATGACATCTGCCGTAGGAACCTCGACATCGAGCGTCCTACCTACACCAACCTGAACAGGTTAATCAGCCAGCTTGTATCTTCAATTACTGCTTCCCTTCGTTTTGATGGTGCCCTCAATGTTGATCTGACAGAGTTCCAGACCAACTTGGTGCCATATCCTCGTATCCACTTCCCTCTAGCCACCTACGCCCCTGTCATCTCTGCTGAGAAAGCTTACCATGAGCAGCTTTCAGTAGCTGAGATCACAAATGCCTGCTTTG from Channa argus isolate prfri chromosome 21, Channa argus male v1.0, whole genome shotgun sequence carries:
- the LOC137106923 gene encoding tubulin alpha-1B chain-like — translated: MPSDKTIGGGDDSFNTFFSETGAGKHVPRAIFVDLEPTVVDEVRTGTYRQLFHPEQMITGKEDAANNYARGHYTIGKEIIDLVLDRIRKLADQCTGLQGFLVFHSFGGGTGSGFTSLLMERLSVDYGKKSKLEFSIYPAPQVSTAVVEPYNSILTTHSTLEHSDCAFMVDNEALYDICRRNLDIERPTYTNLNRLISQLVSSITASLRFDGALNVDLTEFQTNLVPYPRIHFPLATYAPVISAEKAYHEQLSVAEITNACFEPANQMVKCDPRHGKYMACCLLYRGDVVPKDVNAAIATIKTKRTIQFVDWCPTGFKVGINFQAPTVVPGGDLAKVQRALCMLSNTTAIAEAWARLDHKFDLMYAKRAFVHWYVGEGMEEGEFSEAREDMAALEKDYEEVGADSIEGEGEEGEEY